One genomic window of Lepeophtheirus salmonis chromosome 5, UVic_Lsal_1.4, whole genome shotgun sequence includes the following:
- the Pdhb gene encoding pyruvate dehydrogenase E1 component subunit beta, mitochondrial, with translation MLSGRGVFSLVRRGFSSSFPVNSKALTVRDALNSALDEELDRDDRVFLMGEEVAQYDGAYKVSRGLWKKYGDKRVIDTPITEMGFAGIGVGAAFHGLRPVIEFMTFNFAMQAIDQIINSAAKTFYMSAGSINVPIVFRGANGCAAGVGAQHSQCFAAWYSHCPGLKVISPYDSEDCKGLLKSAIRDPDPVVFLENELLYGVSFDVDDSVISSDFTVPIGKAKIMKEGTDVTLVAHSIGVAFCVEASDALAQEGISCEIINLRSIRPLDFDTIKKSVMKTNHLISVEGGWPQSGVGSEICARMMECDAFHYLDAPVIRVTGADVPMPYAKSCEEKATPQGLNVINAVKKMLNK, from the exons ATGTTATCGGGTCGTGGTGTATTTTCTCTAGTCAGAAGAggtttttcttcctcttttccaGTGAATTCTAAGGCATTGACGGTACGGGATGCATTGAACTCCGCCCTAGATGAAGAGTTGGATAGAGATGATCGCGTGTTTCTCATGGGGGAAGAAGTGGCCCAATATGACGGAGCTTATAAAGTATCTCGTGGACTTTGGAAAAAGTATGGCGACAAACGAGTTATTGATACTCCAATCACGGAAATGGGATTTGCAGGGATTGGTGTAGGAGCCGCTTTTCATGGTCTACGGCCCGTTATAGAATTCATGACTTTTAATTTTGCTATGCAAGCTATCGATCAAATCATTAATTCTGCTGCTAAAACCTTCTACATGTCTGCTGGCTCTATCAACGTACCTATTGTATTTAGAGGAGCCAATGGCTGTGCTGCAGGTGTAGGAGCTCAACATTCCCAATGCTTTGCCGCGTGGTATTCACACTGCCCTGGTCTTAAAGTCATTAGTCCGTATGACTCTGAAGATTGTAAAGGACTTTTGAAGTCTGCTATTAGAGATCCAGACCCTGTTGTTTTTCTTGAGAATGAACTCCTTTATGGTGTATCATTTGATGTTGATGACTCTGTCATCTCTTCTGACTTTACGGTCCCCATTGGAAAAGCAAAGATCATGAAAGAAGGAACAGATGTAACTCTAGTCGCTCATTCCATTGGAGTTGCTTTTTGTGTCGAAGCGTCCGATGCTTTAG cacAAGAAGGTATCTCCTGTGAAATTATTAATCTGAGATCCATTAGACCTTTGGACTTTGATACCATCAAGAAATCAGTCATGAAAACAAATCATCTCATCTCTGTTGAGGGAGGTTGGCCACAGAGTGGAGTCGGATCAGAAATCTGCGCTAGAATGATGGAGTGTGACGCTTTTCATTATTTGGATGCCCCGGTTATAAGAGTAACAGGTGCTGATGTGCCTATGCCTTATGCAAAAAGCTGTGAAGAAAAGGCGACGCCGCAAGGATTGAATGTTATTAATGCAGTTAAAAAAATGCTCAACAAATAA